One genomic window of Cannabis sativa cultivar Pink pepper isolate KNU-18-1 chromosome 2, ASM2916894v1, whole genome shotgun sequence includes the following:
- the LOC133034677 gene encoding gibberellin 3-beta-dioxygenase 1-like, which translates to MSITSDSEYQCIAPIDFISMTKVPESHTWVLNPCDENLLESIPTIDLLDPNAISLIRHACEKWGIFHVINHGVSSQLLDEVELQTRRLFSLPFDQKLQAFRSANSFSGYGTCRRSCLHPKRMWSEGFTIVESPKQDVHKLWPHDHHQRNHFCDVMVMYRNEMNKLAETLLDLMFGSLGLTQEDTKQVKPKTGLKNPYGPLQLNSYPICPDPTKAMGLAAHTDTSLLTLLYQSNTPTSLQIFKEGIGWVPVHPLNGALIVNLGDLMQILSNGRFKSVLHRAIVNNTHHRISVANFYGPPNDVKLSPLIQLGNLDHLPLYRSVTWKEYLEIKAKNNTKALEFIKN; encoded by the exons ATGTCAATTACCTCAGACTCAGAGTATCAATGCATTGCCCCAATCGACTTTATTTCTATGACCAAAGTACCTGAGTCCCACACATGGGTGCTCAACCCTTGTGATGAGAACTTGTTAGAATCAATACCCACAATTGATCTTTTGGACCCAAATGCCATTTCTCTCATAAGACATGCTTGTGAGAAATGGGGTATTTTTCATGTGATCAACCATGGTGTTTCCTCTCAACTACTTGATGAAGTTGAGCTCCAGACTCGTCGATTGTTTTCTCTACCGTTTGATCAGAAGCTCCAAGCCTTTAGATCAGCCAATAGCTTTAGTGGGTATGGAACCTGTCGAAGATCGTGTTTGCATCCGAAGAGAATGTGGTCTGAGGGGTTTACCATCGTTGAATCTCCCAAACAAGATGTTCATAAACTTTGGCCACATGATCATCATCAACGCAATCATTTCTG CGATGTCATGGTAATGTATCGAAATGAGATGAATAAATTAGCTGAAACCCTATTAGACCTGATGTTTGGGTCTTTGGGCCTGACCCAAGAAGATACGAAACAAGTTAAGCCCAAAACAGGGTTGAAGAATCCATACGGCCCACTTCAATTAAACTCATACCCAATCTGTCCTGATCCCACCAAAGCCATGGGCTTGGCCGCTCACACAGACACCTCGCTCCTCACTTTACTATACCAAAGCAACACACCCACTAGTCTCCAAATCTTCAAGGAAGGGATTGGGTGGGTGCCAGTGCATCCACTCAATGGTGCACTCATTGTCAATCTTGGAGatttgatgcaaattctatctAATGGACGATTTAAGAGTGTGTTGCATCGTGCAATTGTGAACAATACACATCATCGAATTTCAGTGGCAAATTTCTATGGCCCACCAAATGATGTGAAACTATCGCCGTTGATTCAACTTGGTAATCTTGATCATCTTCCTTTGTATCGTTCTGTGACATGGAAAGAATATCTTGAGATTAAAGCAAAAAACAATACCAAAGCACTTGAGTTTATCAAGAATTGA
- the LOC115720809 gene encoding gibberellin 3-beta-dioxygenase 1: protein MSITSSDSEYQCIAPIDFISMTKVPESHTWVLNPCDENLLESIPTIDLLDPNAISLIRHACEKWGIFHVINHGVSSQLLDEVELQTRGLFSLPFDQKLQAFRSANSISGYGTCRRSCLHPKRMWSEGFTIVESPKQDVHKLWPHDHHQRNHFCDVMVMYRNEMNKLAETLLDLMFGSLGLTQEDTKQVKPKTGLKNPYGPLQLNSYPICPDPTKAMGLAAHTDTSLLTLLYQSNTPTSLQIFKEGIGWVPVHPLNGALIVNLGDLMQILSNGRFKSVLHRAVVNNTHHRISVANFYGPPNDVKLSPLIQLGNLDHLPLYRSVTWKEYLKIKAKHNTKALEFIKN from the exons ATGTCAATTACCTCATCAGACTCAGAGTATCAATGCATTGCCCCAATCGACTTTATTTCTATGACCAAAGTACCTGAGTCCCACACATGGGTGCTCAACCCTTGTGATGAGAACTTGTTAGAATCAATACCCACAATTGATCTTTTGGACCCAAATGCCATTTCTCTCATAAGACATGCTTGTGAGAAATGGGGTATTTTTCATGTGATCAACCATGGTGTTTCCTCTCAACTGCTTGATGAAGTTGAGCTCCAGACTCGTGGATTGTTTTCTCTACCGTTTGATCAGAAGCTCCAAGCCTTTAGATCAGCCAATAGTATTAGTGGGTATGGAACCTGTCGAAGATCGTGTTTGCATCCGAAGAGAATGTGGTCTGAGGGGTTTACCATCGTTGAATCTCCCAAACAAGATGTTCATAAACTTTGGCCACATGATCATCATCAACGCAATCATTTCTG CGATGTCATGGTAATGTATCGAAATGAGATGAATAAATTAGCTGAAACCCTATTAGACCTGATGTTTGGGTCTTTGGGCCTGACCCAAGAAGATACGAAACAAGTTAAGCCCAAAACAGGGTTGAAGAATCCATACGGCCCACTTCAATTAAACTCATACCCAATCTGTCCTGATCCCACCAAAGCCATGGGCTTGGCCGCTCACACAGACACCTCGCTCCTCACTTTACTATACCAAAGCAACACACCCACTAGTCTCCAAATCTTCAAGGAAGGGATTGGGTGGGTGCCAGTGCATCCACTCAATGGTGCACTCATTGTCAATCTTGGTGatttgatgcaaattctatctAATGGACGATTTAAGAGTGTGTTGCATCGTGCAGTTGTGAACAATACACATCATCGAATTTCAGTGGCAAATTTCTATGGCCCACCAAATGATGTGAAACTATCGCCGTTGATTCAACTTGGTAATCTTGATCATCTTCCTTTGTATCGTTCTGTGACATGGAAAGAATATCTTAAGATTAAAGCAAAACACAATACCAAAGCACTTGAGTTTATCAAGAATTGA